A window of the Polypterus senegalus isolate Bchr_013 chromosome 4, ASM1683550v1, whole genome shotgun sequence genome harbors these coding sequences:
- the LOC120527963 gene encoding N-acetyllactosaminide beta-1,3-N-acetylglucosaminyltransferase 3-like gives MDQLGRQKYRRLRVNLLRIFVILVVFVVFLSYDFYPNLHHRFMLYHHSRDFSILLRPQACNNKQPIFLLLAIKSLSQHADRRAAIRSTWGHQQNTENFRVQRVFLLGRSPDVIQGQGVDVIIQEENRDHGDILQWDFEESFHNVTLKEYLFWKWFEQQCYPTVKYVLKGDDDVFVNIDNVISFLTLQNSNSRNLYVGKALVNSYPNRVWWSKYYIPRFMFSSKPYPPYAGGGAYLLSRESVHLLHHASKQLDLFPIDDVYVGMCAEAANISVQNHNGFRTYEYTPFNPCLFKKAMAIHQVLPNALYLMWSLLKQPLKCPTNEYSIFDLKEMEVVVH, from the coding sequence ATCAGCTCGGCAGACAGAAGTACCGAAGGCTAAGAGTAAATCTCCTCCGGATTTTCGTCATACTTGTCGTCTTTGTCGTTTTCCTTTCATACGACTTCTACCCAAATTTGCACCATAGGTTTATGCTTTACCATCATTCTCGGGACTTCTCGATACTGCTGAGACCACAGGCCTGTAATAACAAGCAGCCAATTTTCCTTCTGCTCGCTATCAAATCCCTATCCCAGCATGCAGATCGGCGAGCAGCTATTCGCTCCACCTGGGGACACCAACAGAACACTGAGAATTTCCGAGTGCAGAGAGTTTTTCTCTTGGGCAGATCACCGGATGTAATCCAAGGCCAAGGTGTAGATGTTATTATTCAAGAGGAAAACCGGGACCACGGAGACATCCTGCAGTGGGATTTTGAGGAATCTTTCCATAATGTCACCCTCAAGGAGTACCTGTTTTGGAAGTGGTTTGAACAGCAGTGTTACCCCACAGTGAAGTACGTCCTAAAGGGGGATGATGATGTCTTTGTCAATATAGACAATGTTATTAGTTTTCTCACCCTCCAAAACAGTAATAGTAGAAATCTATATGTAGGGAAGGCATTGGTAAATTCCTACCCTAATCGGGTCTGGTGGAGTAAGTATTACATACCCCGTTTCATGTTCTCCAGTAAGCCTTACCCTCCTTATGCTGGAGGAGGTGCTTACCTGCTATCTAGGGAGTCCGTTCACCTTCTCCACCATGCCTCCAAGCAACTTGACCTCTTCCCTATTGATGATGTTTACGTAGGAATGTGTGCAGAGGCTGCCAACATTTCTGTTCAAAATCATAATGGCTTCAGGACTTACGAGTACACACCTTTTAACCCTTGTTTGTTCAAAAAGGCAATGGCCATACATCAGGTGCTTCCTAATGCACTGTATCTAATGTGGAGCCTCCTAAAACAACCATTGAAATGTCCCACCAACGAATATTCAATATTCGATCTTAAGGAAATGGAAGTTGTCGTTCATTAA